The nucleotide window CACCATGTAATACCAGGGGGGTTAAACCAAGTACCTTTTGTGCCTCAAGGAGTTTTTCAATTTTTATCCCTTCAGTAGACGAATAAACACCGTGCGCATTTCCTATGCCAAGCGCCAGCAAATCAAATTGCGCGCTTTTAGAAAAGGTGTCTAATTCTTGTATGGAATAATAATTTCCAGTCTCTATACCTACCCCATCTTCAATACCCGTAATTGCTCCCAATTCTGCTTCAAGCATGCTATTGTGTTTTGCGGCATATTGATACATTTTATTGGTTATGTTAATATTTTCATGAAGAGGTAATGATGAACCATCAAACATCACCGAGGCAAACCCTGCATCTATACATTGCTCTATTAGCTTAGGATTTAAACAATGATCAAGGTGAAAATAACAAAAATCACACTGGTATTTCTGAATTAATCTAAAAAGATCAAAGCTTTCGTGAAAATATGGGATATATTTTGCTGAAAATTGTGCAATTACCGGAGTATCGTTTTTTTTTGCAGCAAAATATAAAGCATTTAACTGATAAATATTTTGAACATTGAATGCGATCAATGCTTTCTTTTTTTCTAAGAAATCGTTTACAACAATTCTCATTTATATATTATTTGTCCAAACTAATGATTCTTTGTGATCGCATGGTAAACAAGGCTCTGGTTGTTCAATGTGATGCGTTGTCCTTTTATTTTCAGGTGGTAATTCCATGTAGTTTCCATATTGCCTCGTCAGACTATCATGCCAACCATTTGGTATGGTAACTTCCATATCTTCAAATTTCACACGTATTAGCGGCGTTAATTCTTTTTTATAAAAAAAGAAACGCCCATAGGTTAGTTGAGCCCAATTATGTAAGTAATTGCATGTATAAACAAGTTTGTTAGGTATGGTGCGGCTTATCCATTTTAATACCTTGGCTCGGCGTGCATTATTGTTCGTACCTTTTAACAAAAAATTTTGAAGTATGATAAAAAAATTGCTAGGTATAAATGCTTTGTCGTAAACAAAAATATCTAATTGCAATCCATCATGATATTGGTACTTATTTTTTGTATACCGGCTGTATCTATCACGTAATTTAGCATCAACATAATCACATGCTGGATACTTAGGGTCGGTCTCAGTTGTCTGGAAAAAAATATCGCCAGGAAGCAATGGAACCACTTCCGTTACAAAACGTTCATAATTTGCTCGGGTCATCCCTAAATCCAAGTCATCATCCCATGGGATAAAGCCTTGATGCCTTATGGCTCCTAAAAGCGATCCGCCTATCAAAAAATATTCGATTTGATGTTCATTACATAAAAAATCAAATATTTTAAGCATTCTTAACATTACAGCCTGGCATTTTGCTATTCGGGTCTCTGGTCGTAATCTGGTATCAGGAAATAATGTATTAAACTCCATGCACTATTTAAATATTAAATACAACTAAGTGATAGTTGTGCTTTGATCACCGGGGTGGGGTATTTGTTATTTACTTTGAAAAATATCTAAAAGTTCTTTTCCAAAATTTTGAATGTTCCTGGTGTAATCCATGTAAACAGGTTCTGGTTTTTGTTCTAAAACTTTTTCAATGATTTCAGCAAGCATTACTGGGTTATTCGGTTCAAAGAAACTACAATTTTCAGATATTTGCTCTTTATGAACATCAATGTTACTTACAATTATAAAATGGTTTAGGGCTTTAGCATCTTCAACCACCGTGCTCCATCCTTCAAAAAGAGATGGTTGTATAATCGCTAATGAATTTTTCATTAACATTAACTGCTCGTCGCGATCAATAAACCCTAAAAAAACGACATTGCGTTCTATTCCATTTTCTTTCACATATTCCTCAAGCGACGTAAAGTATTCCTTATTTCTACGGTCTTTAGGGCTGCCGGTAAAAACAGCCTGAAAATTGAGATTCTTTTGCTTAAGAGCCACTATCGCTTCTAAAATAATTTTGTGGTTTTTATGTTTCCAGAATTG belongs to Mucilaginibacter boryungensis and includes:
- a CDS encoding class II fructose-bisphosphate aldolase, which encodes MRIVVNDFLEKKKALIAFNVQNIYQLNALYFAAKKNDTPVIAQFSAKYIPYFHESFDLFRLIQKYQCDFCYFHLDHCLNPKLIEQCIDAGFASVMFDGSSLPLHENINITNKMYQYAAKHNSMLEAELGAITGIEDGVGIETGNYYSIQELDTFSKSAQFDLLALGIGNAHGVYSSTEGIKIEKLLEAQKVLGLTPLVLHGGTGMPDEMVRQAIEYGVVKINVSTALKIEYNKLLSEYSNKSKTYDEFKFSQFITERLVPFYETYILKFSI
- a CDS encoding LicD family protein; its protein translation is MEFNTLFPDTRLRPETRIAKCQAVMLRMLKIFDFLCNEHQIEYFLIGGSLLGAIRHQGFIPWDDDLDLGMTRANYERFVTEVVPLLPGDIFFQTTETDPKYPACDYVDAKLRDRYSRYTKNKYQYHDGLQLDIFVYDKAFIPSNFFIILQNFLLKGTNNNARRAKVLKWISRTIPNKLVYTCNYLHNWAQLTYGRFFFYKKELTPLIRVKFEDMEVTIPNGWHDSLTRQYGNYMELPPENKRTTHHIEQPEPCLPCDHKESLVWTNNI